In the Polyangiaceae bacterium genome, one interval contains:
- a CDS encoding DUF533 domain-containing protein, with translation MADSGKLGRDVYIALAAVGWADGHLDADEADAIVKMALEEGLELDEIAEIEQATKTPVDLGEIDRRELSKEDRLFVYAVAAWMTWLDGEVTESETATLEKLGDALKIPNKPREHADAIMREVAYQSEDIRPARYDLHALRALIGERLQAAQQARANETD, from the coding sequence GTGGCGGACTCAGGCAAACTCGGTAGGGACGTGTACATCGCGCTGGCGGCGGTCGGCTGGGCTGACGGGCACCTGGATGCCGACGAAGCGGACGCGATCGTGAAGATGGCGCTGGAAGAAGGCTTGGAGCTGGACGAGATCGCGGAAATCGAGCAGGCGACCAAGACGCCAGTCGACCTAGGGGAGATTGATCGGCGCGAGCTATCGAAGGAAGACCGTCTGTTCGTCTACGCCGTCGCCGCCTGGATGACCTGGCTCGATGGCGAGGTCACCGAATCGGAAACCGCCACGCTGGAGAAGCTCGGGGACGCGCTGAAGATCCCGAACAAGCCTCGCGAACACGCCGACGCGATCATGCGCGAGGTGGCCTATCAATCCGAAGACATCCGTCCCGCGCGCTACGATCTACATGCGCTCCGCGCGCTGATCGGTGAACGCCTGCAGGCCGCGCAGCAAGCGCGGGCCAACGAGACCGACTGA
- a CDS encoding SRPBCC family protein: MQLSADATLPFDRELVFRSYRDDLERLVDYLPNVRAIKVKSRDVGDGTVSFINEWHGGGEIPAAARVVLSESMLGWTDYATWNESDFSCEWRIETRSFTEAVRCQGRNRFLEVEGGTRLEIRGELEIDATKIKGVPRLLQGRVKQTVEDFLVKKITPNLLSVSDGLQRYLEKVTR, translated from the coding sequence ATGCAGCTCTCCGCGGACGCGACCTTGCCCTTCGATCGGGAGCTCGTGTTTCGCTCCTACCGCGACGACCTCGAGCGCTTGGTGGACTACTTGCCGAACGTTCGCGCCATCAAAGTGAAGTCGCGAGACGTAGGAGACGGTACGGTCAGCTTCATCAATGAGTGGCACGGCGGCGGAGAGATTCCGGCCGCCGCCCGGGTGGTGCTCAGCGAGTCGATGCTGGGCTGGACGGACTACGCCACCTGGAACGAGTCCGACTTCAGCTGCGAGTGGCGCATCGAAACGCGTTCTTTCACCGAAGCAGTCCGTTGTCAGGGCCGCAATCGATTCCTGGAGGTCGAGGGCGGCACGCGCCTGGAGATCCGCGGTGAGCTCGAGATCGACGCCACGAAGATCAAGGGAGTTCCGCGCTTGTTGCAGGGGCGGGTAAAGCAGACCGTCGAGGATTTCCTGGTGAAGAAGATCACACCGAACTTGCTGAGCGTCAGCGATGGCTTGCAGCGCTACCTGGAGAAGGTCACCCGGTGA
- the moaD gene encoding molybdopterin converting factor subunit 1 encodes MTITMLYFAGVRDLVGHPEEQLELPRDVGTVGELREHLQRLHPTLQGQLDGVRFALNESFVDLAAALGNEDVVAVIPPVAGG; translated from the coding sequence GTGACGATCACGATGCTCTACTTCGCGGGCGTGCGTGACCTGGTGGGCCACCCCGAAGAGCAGCTCGAGCTGCCTCGAGACGTGGGCACTGTCGGTGAGCTTCGCGAGCACCTGCAGCGGCTGCACCCAACCCTACAAGGCCAACTCGACGGAGTTCGCTTCGCCCTCAACGAGTCCTTCGTCGACTTGGCTGCGGCGCTGGGCAACGAGGACGTGGTGGCGGTGATTCCTCCGGTAGCCGGCGGTTGA
- a CDS encoding MATE family efflux transporter — protein sequence MVDPAPDAANGRILGGNLAVEVGRFGAPLALGMGLQTTFNLVDAYLIARLQSEVAEPALGAIGICDQLAALGTIVSYGLSVATAAIASRKWGAGDFRGARRVAWQSILLIGALSLAFGLAGIFGADTLMTDVVGAKGEVATLGARYLRVLVGGSFTIFFLLHLTTLQRALGSSKTPVSMLIAANALNLLLAVLMVFGPGDAPEVCSWGPPLARLLGIPRMELMGAAWATLLARFVVLAPLVWVISRRFRLFGSEAREAPNASVLRSIWRIGWPSSAQLVVRIAAMLFVHSLVARAYTTEQDQAATTALGIIFRLETMALFVGLGWGSAAQTFMGQNLGAGFTRRATASGWYAAGYNVVMMALLAMAYRTWGSDIVSFFDARAEVVTIGRRYVDIVGPSYVGLGMGIVLGSAIQGAGATRQTLLLDAGVVALLQVPACAAVVLLWQLPIVALWWAVAGTYAAFAVVYAVAYRGAGFLGVQVP from the coding sequence ATGGTTGATCCAGCGCCCGACGCTGCCAACGGCCGCATCCTGGGCGGCAACCTGGCAGTGGAAGTCGGCCGCTTCGGCGCCCCTTTGGCCCTCGGCATGGGGCTGCAGACGACCTTCAACTTGGTTGACGCGTATCTCATCGCGCGTCTGCAGTCGGAGGTGGCGGAGCCAGCCCTCGGCGCCATTGGCATCTGTGATCAACTCGCTGCCCTCGGCACCATCGTCAGCTACGGGCTCTCGGTGGCGACCGCGGCGATCGCCAGCCGCAAATGGGGTGCCGGGGACTTCCGCGGCGCGCGTCGCGTTGCCTGGCAGTCGATACTGCTGATCGGTGCCCTGTCGTTGGCTTTCGGCCTGGCCGGCATCTTCGGCGCCGACACGCTGATGACGGACGTGGTGGGTGCCAAGGGAGAAGTGGCGACCTTGGGCGCGCGCTACCTGCGAGTGCTGGTAGGCGGCTCCTTCACCATCTTCTTCCTCTTGCACCTGACGACCCTTCAGCGCGCCTTGGGTAGCAGCAAGACTCCCGTGAGCATGCTGATCGCCGCCAACGCCTTGAATCTGCTGCTCGCAGTGTTGATGGTGTTCGGCCCGGGAGACGCACCCGAGGTGTGCAGTTGGGGTCCCCCCCTAGCGCGACTGCTTGGCATTCCGCGCATGGAGTTGATGGGCGCGGCGTGGGCCACCCTGCTGGCGCGCTTCGTGGTGCTGGCACCGCTGGTGTGGGTGATCTCGCGACGCTTTCGTCTGTTTGGCAGCGAGGCCCGAGAAGCGCCCAATGCCTCCGTGCTGCGTTCCATCTGGCGCATCGGTTGGCCCTCCAGTGCGCAGTTGGTCGTGCGCATCGCCGCCATGCTCTTCGTTCACTCGCTGGTGGCGCGTGCCTACACCACCGAGCAGGACCAGGCCGCCACCACGGCGCTCGGCATCATCTTTCGGCTGGAAACCATGGCGCTCTTCGTCGGGCTCGGCTGGGGCAGCGCAGCGCAGACCTTCATGGGGCAGAACCTCGGTGCTGGTTTCACGCGTCGGGCCACTGCCAGCGGCTGGTACGCCGCCGGATACAACGTCGTGATGATGGCGCTGCTCGCGATGGCGTATCGCACATGGGGGAGCGACATCGTGAGCTTCTTCGACGCGCGTGCCGAGGTCGTGACCATCGGTCGACGCTACGTGGACATCGTCGGCCCGAGCTACGTTGGCTTGGGCATGGGCATCGTGCTCGGCTCCGCCATCCAAGGCGCCGGCGCGACGCGGCAAACGTTGCTGCTGGACGCTGGCGTCGTCGCACTGTTGCAGGTTCCGGCCTGTGCGGCAGTGGTGCTGCTGTGGCAGCTGCCCATCGTGGCCTTGTGGTGGGCCGTGGCAGGAACCTACGCCGCCTTTGCCGTGGTCTATGCAGTCGCGTATCGCGGCGCAGGCTTCTTGGGAGTTCAGGTACCGTAG
- a CDS encoding mechanosensitive ion channel: MNQELVTDVREVTSSTLFNVGSTPISLGTLATMLVVIVVTFLLSRLLQSAVGRALRRRGVEPGRGGLGALGRLLHYILMFIGVAVALQTGGIKLSALFAAGAVFAVGIGFAMQNIAQNFVSGVILLVERTIKPGDILELDGTMVRITQMGIRTTLARTLDEEELIVPNSALVQGTIRNYSLGDHEYRLRVRVGVAYESDMERVEQVLATVANAHPNRDPAREPRVLLLDFGDSSVNWEVSVWITNPWDRVPEASTLRKAIWKAFKEERITIAFPQLDVHFDAPVVQTLQGLTAGRAASLPS, from the coding sequence ATGAATCAGGAACTCGTGACCGACGTGCGTGAAGTGACGAGCAGCACGCTATTCAACGTAGGGTCGACGCCGATCAGCTTGGGCACGCTGGCCACGATGTTGGTCGTCATCGTGGTGACCTTTCTCCTCTCGCGACTGCTGCAGAGCGCGGTCGGCAGAGCGCTGCGGCGCCGCGGCGTGGAACCAGGGCGCGGTGGCCTGGGTGCGCTGGGTCGTCTTCTGCACTACATACTGATGTTCATCGGCGTCGCGGTGGCCTTGCAGACGGGGGGCATCAAACTCAGTGCGCTGTTCGCCGCTGGAGCGGTCTTCGCCGTTGGCATCGGCTTCGCGATGCAGAACATCGCGCAAAACTTCGTCTCGGGCGTGATCTTGCTGGTGGAACGCACGATCAAGCCCGGGGACATCCTGGAGCTCGATGGCACCATGGTGCGCATCACCCAAATGGGTATCCGCACCACGCTGGCCCGCACCCTCGACGAAGAGGAACTCATCGTGCCCAACTCCGCACTGGTGCAAGGCACGATTCGCAACTACTCCCTGGGCGATCACGAGTACCGCCTGCGGGTCCGCGTTGGCGTCGCCTACGAATCGGACATGGAGCGCGTGGAGCAGGTGCTGGCGACGGTAGCCAACGCGCATCCCAACCGCGATCCGGCACGGGAGCCCAGGGTGCTGCTGCTGGACTTTGGGGACAGCAGCGTCAACTGGGAGGTCAGCGTGTGGATCACAAATCCCTGGGATCGTGTGCCCGAGGCCAGCACCCTACGCAAGGCCATCTGGAAGGCCTTCAAGGAGGAACGCATCACCATCGCGTTCCCGCAGCTGGACGTTCATTTCGACGCCCCGGTCGTGCAGACGCTTCAAGGGTTGACGGCGGGGCGAGCGGCGTCGCTGCCGTCGTGA
- a CDS encoding multiheme c-type cytochrome gives MKSRLRRWKWVPALLLSLLSVLCLAASCRKTAAQSAPPPSKPALRLWLLSTAAGALEPCGCRKDMLGGVDHAAALAAASGDVPQLLVGAGPLFFMNPELDERARTQELWKAEALADSLRAMKLVAWAPGANDWAAGGDVRQTLAKRSGAKSLAANLNDSPAGGVQVVQAGELKVGIVGLSEPLIAGTPPEGVKVRPIEAALKSARTRLDQEGANLRVALLAMRRGKALRLLESVTGFQLALIGKPFDRGEGNDAATPPVLIGETLVVEVPNHLQALARVDFYMREGITQFKDGTGVEISERRTRLTARVRELSERIEQWEKRGDVNAADLAARRAERDAASKELAGLEDPAPPKEGSFFRYELLEVKQSAGEDKAVKQQLAAYFKRVNDHNREAFKDRLPKEPAKGESRYVGVEACAVCHVEERAFWSKTQHARAYPTLVRDHKQFNLDCVGCHVTGYDEPGGSTVTHVDKLENVGCENCHGPGSRHVDDPENKSLIVAAPEKTLCASKCHHPPHVATSWSVDEAWKRILGPGHGK, from the coding sequence ATGAAATCGCGCCTACGCAGATGGAAATGGGTCCCTGCGCTGCTGCTCTCGCTCCTATCGGTGCTGTGTCTAGCAGCCAGCTGTCGCAAGACCGCGGCGCAGTCGGCACCACCGCCCAGCAAGCCCGCACTGCGTCTGTGGCTGCTGTCGACGGCGGCGGGGGCCTTGGAGCCCTGCGGCTGTCGAAAGGACATGTTGGGCGGGGTGGACCATGCCGCCGCGCTGGCGGCAGCGAGTGGCGACGTGCCGCAGCTGCTGGTCGGCGCCGGCCCCCTCTTCTTCATGAACCCCGAGCTGGACGAGCGCGCGCGCACCCAGGAGCTGTGGAAGGCGGAGGCACTCGCGGACTCACTGCGTGCGATGAAGCTCGTGGCCTGGGCGCCGGGGGCCAACGACTGGGCAGCCGGAGGTGACGTTCGGCAGACCCTGGCCAAGCGCAGCGGAGCCAAATCCCTAGCGGCGAACTTGAACGATAGTCCCGCGGGGGGCGTGCAGGTCGTGCAGGCGGGCGAGCTGAAGGTGGGCATCGTGGGCTTGAGTGAGCCGCTGATCGCCGGTACCCCGCCCGAGGGCGTGAAAGTACGGCCGATCGAGGCGGCGCTGAAGTCGGCGCGGACACGCCTCGATCAAGAAGGTGCGAACCTTCGCGTAGCGTTGCTGGCGATGCGGCGCGGCAAAGCGTTGCGGCTGCTGGAGTCCGTCACGGGATTCCAGCTGGCCCTCATCGGCAAACCCTTCGATCGCGGCGAGGGCAATGACGCAGCGACGCCGCCCGTTCTCATCGGCGAAACGCTGGTCGTCGAGGTTCCCAACCATTTGCAGGCCTTGGCGCGCGTCGACTTCTACATGCGCGAAGGAATCACCCAGTTCAAGGACGGTACCGGCGTGGAGATCTCGGAACGTCGCACCCGCTTGACCGCTCGGGTGCGCGAACTGTCCGAGCGCATCGAACAATGGGAAAAGCGAGGCGACGTGAATGCGGCGGATCTCGCTGCGCGCAGAGCAGAACGGGACGCCGCGAGCAAGGAACTCGCTGGGCTCGAAGACCCAGCGCCACCCAAAGAGGGCAGCTTCTTCCGTTACGAGCTGTTGGAGGTCAAGCAGAGCGCCGGCGAGGACAAGGCCGTGAAACAGCAGCTGGCGGCGTATTTCAAACGCGTCAACGACCACAATCGGGAGGCGTTCAAGGACCGTCTGCCCAAGGAGCCGGCCAAGGGTGAGAGTCGCTACGTTGGCGTCGAGGCATGCGCCGTGTGCCACGTCGAAGAAAGAGCGTTTTGGAGCAAGACCCAACACGCGCGTGCCTACCCGACGCTGGTCCGCGATCACAAACAGTTCAATTTGGATTGTGTGGGCTGTCACGTGACGGGTTACGACGAGCCCGGCGGATCGACCGTCACGCACGTGGACAAGTTGGAGAACGTCGGCTGCGAAAACTGCCACGGCCCCGGGTCCAGGCACGTCGACGATCCTGAGAACAAATCGCTGATCGTAGCTGCGCCAGAAAAGACGTTGTGCGCAAGCAAGTGCCACCATCCCCCACACGTGGCAACGAGCTGGAGCGTCGACGAGGCTTGGAAGCGCATCCTAGGCCCCGGTCACGGCAAGTAG
- a CDS encoding serine/threonine-protein kinase, whose amino-acid sequence MPRDALREIPFGPFVLERRLAVGGSADVYLARPAEGEAPASHLVVKRLLEAARQSDQLDLLAREAALHRSVRHPCVVEVFGAGIVGDEPYLAMEYVDGVDLYRFMRVAESENQRLPVALCVHIVRQVAAALQAVHEARDPKGNRLEIVHRDVTPSNIYLSVQGDVKLGDFGIARVAEHARAPSNQPGLKGKFAYLSPEQIAGEPFDHRADLFALAAVLGELLIGERVFPGSGQLAVLLAIRDLNIEPLLRRRDSLPAALFDVVLRALARDPEQRYPDASALSQALAEFEVPGADSQRHELAARVAFAKNSKELAERVQSKVRDSVQRMHAVRIRAGGSKHPSGSQPRAPQVASEHAWVIRAGRSEGEEVSFPRLLEMIATGELDGEDRVRLWDGEERYIEEVEELARHLPPSSTATTSQLLSPGAPDFQALLEDTPMLAVLARMREKRETGCLFVEESHDGGGSQRKELYLRTGRLIHVASSDRLELLGEYLIRRGQLRRDQLESALAVITRSRGRLGDTLITLGFVEAVNVFRAIRDQGRDRVAATCGWARGRVMFYRGPEPARVEFPLDLDLASPMMAGAIVVSGGDPRRLLPSEATALLVPGPRYERTGDAEELGNAPASLRQVLELAPQRQSVAGALAKVLAFSPGGRVISDKEASAALVAAKELGWVDFRP is encoded by the coding sequence GTGCCCCGAGACGCGCTGCGGGAGATCCCCTTCGGCCCTTTCGTGCTCGAGCGACGGCTAGCCGTCGGTGGGAGTGCAGACGTGTATCTGGCGCGCCCGGCGGAGGGTGAGGCCCCGGCTTCCCACCTGGTGGTAAAGCGTTTGCTGGAAGCAGCGCGACAATCCGATCAACTCGATCTGCTGGCGCGGGAGGCCGCGCTGCATCGCTCCGTGCGTCATCCGTGTGTGGTGGAGGTGTTCGGCGCCGGTATCGTGGGGGACGAACCCTACCTGGCGATGGAGTACGTCGACGGTGTCGACCTCTATCGTTTCATGCGAGTTGCCGAGTCGGAGAACCAGCGCCTCCCCGTTGCGCTGTGCGTGCACATAGTACGCCAGGTCGCGGCTGCACTCCAAGCCGTCCACGAGGCGCGCGATCCCAAGGGGAACCGTCTGGAAATCGTCCACCGCGACGTCACCCCCTCGAACATCTACCTATCCGTCCAAGGCGACGTGAAGCTCGGGGACTTTGGCATCGCGCGGGTGGCGGAGCACGCGCGGGCTCCTTCGAACCAGCCCGGGCTGAAGGGCAAGTTCGCTTATCTCTCACCGGAGCAGATTGCGGGAGAACCCTTCGATCATCGTGCAGATCTGTTCGCGCTCGCCGCCGTCTTGGGGGAGTTGTTGATCGGCGAGCGAGTGTTTCCTGGAAGCGGACAACTCGCGGTCCTGCTCGCCATCCGCGATCTGAACATCGAGCCCTTGCTGCGGCGTCGCGACAGTCTGCCGGCAGCGCTGTTCGACGTGGTGCTGCGCGCTCTGGCTCGAGATCCGGAGCAACGCTACCCCGACGCATCCGCATTGTCGCAAGCCCTCGCCGAGTTCGAGGTGCCCGGAGCCGATTCCCAACGTCACGAACTCGCCGCGCGCGTCGCCTTTGCCAAGAACTCGAAGGAATTGGCGGAGCGGGTGCAGTCGAAGGTGCGCGACTCGGTCCAGCGAATGCACGCGGTGCGCATCCGCGCCGGGGGTAGCAAGCACCCCAGCGGCTCGCAGCCCAGAGCACCCCAGGTCGCGAGCGAACATGCGTGGGTCATCCGCGCTGGGCGCTCGGAAGGCGAAGAAGTCTCCTTCCCGCGCTTGCTGGAGATGATCGCCACGGGAGAGCTGGACGGGGAAGACCGCGTAAGACTCTGGGACGGTGAGGAGCGCTACATCGAAGAGGTGGAGGAGCTGGCTCGCCATCTTCCCCCGTCCTCGACCGCCACCACCAGTCAGCTGCTTTCCCCAGGCGCTCCCGACTTCCAGGCGCTGCTGGAAGACACACCCATGTTGGCGGTGCTCGCACGCATGCGCGAGAAGCGCGAAACGGGGTGCTTGTTCGTGGAAGAGAGCCACGACGGCGGCGGCAGCCAGCGCAAGGAACTCTACTTGCGCACAGGTCGATTGATCCACGTGGCATCCTCGGATCGCTTGGAGCTGCTCGGCGAGTACTTGATCCGACGAGGGCAACTACGCCGCGACCAGCTCGAGAGTGCGCTGGCCGTCATCACGCGATCCCGCGGCCGACTGGGTGACACGCTGATCACCCTTGGCTTCGTCGAAGCCGTCAACGTGTTCCGCGCGATCCGCGACCAGGGCCGCGATCGCGTTGCGGCGACTTGCGGCTGGGCCCGGGGCCGCGTGATGTTCTACAGAGGGCCGGAGCCCGCGCGCGTGGAGTTCCCCCTCGACTTGGATCTGGCTAGCCCGATGATGGCAGGCGCGATCGTGGTCAGTGGGGGCGACCCCCGTCGCCTGCTACCCTCGGAGGCGACGGCGCTGCTGGTGCCAGGACCGCGGTACGAGCGCACCGGGGACGCGGAGGAGCTGGGCAACGCGCCAGCGTCGCTGCGCCAAGTGCTGGAACTCGCTCCCCAAAGGCAGAGCGTCGCGGGCGCCCTGGCCAAAGTATTGGCGTTCAGTCCAGGCGGCCGCGTGATCAGCGACAAGGAAGCCAGCGCCGCCCTCGTCGCCGCAAAAGAGCTGGGCTGGGTCGACTTCCGCCCCTGA
- a CDS encoding acyl-CoA dehydrogenase: protein MSQPQNRYRADLRELNFVLFEQFRLGELLGKSPYGDWGEDEVKMTLEGVYRFCTEVLGPLNPVGDVQGCRLEGGQVKTPDGFKDAWSRLYEAGFKSLGIHAEFGGQGAPRMVAALTGELTTGANTAFDMYPGLTVGAAELIEAFGTEEQRERYCHKMYGGTWAGTMCLTEPQAGSDVGSATAKATKNADGTYTISGTKMFISAGDQDITENIIHMVLARTEGAAKGTKGLSLFIVPRNRLDADGNSGEINDVKCVSLEHKMGINGSATALLQFGDDGKCIGELVGTQEQQGIRQMFKMMNYARIGVGLQGLGIASAAYFAALDYARERKQGTSTKNWKDPEAPRVAIIEHPNVRRMLLDMKGKVEGVRALIVKAAWHLDQAAVLAGKDDEKALYHQGQVELLTPLVKAYSSDTAFRVAETALQVHGGVGYTRDYPVEQHVRDAKIFSIYEGTNGIQALDLVARKLGQNGGGNFRALLEDIARFVEANKSHPKLGKAVERLGAAQEAVGSGAMQFMAWFGAGEMELIPLHANRFLNMMSETVIGWLLLDAAVVAEAAQAKLKETDADYAFYEGKIRAASFFAFDTLGGVAGLLNAMGSGDRSALQISDAAFG from the coding sequence ATGTCCCAGCCTCAGAACCGCTACCGAGCCGATCTGCGCGAGCTGAATTTCGTTCTGTTCGAGCAATTCCGTTTGGGTGAGCTCTTGGGCAAGTCGCCGTACGGCGACTGGGGCGAAGACGAGGTGAAGATGACCCTGGAGGGTGTCTATCGCTTTTGTACCGAGGTGCTCGGACCGCTCAACCCCGTGGGTGACGTGCAGGGCTGTCGCCTGGAAGGCGGCCAAGTGAAGACTCCGGATGGTTTCAAGGACGCCTGGAGCCGTCTGTACGAAGCAGGATTCAAGAGCCTCGGCATTCACGCCGAGTTCGGCGGACAGGGCGCGCCACGCATGGTGGCAGCGCTCACGGGTGAGCTGACCACAGGCGCCAACACTGCGTTCGACATGTATCCCGGCCTTACGGTCGGCGCCGCGGAGTTGATCGAGGCGTTCGGAACCGAAGAGCAGCGCGAGCGCTACTGCCACAAGATGTACGGTGGCACTTGGGCGGGCACGATGTGTCTGACGGAGCCCCAAGCGGGCTCCGACGTGGGCAGCGCAACCGCCAAAGCCACCAAGAACGCCGATGGCACCTACACCATCTCCGGCACGAAGATGTTCATCAGCGCTGGAGACCAGGACATCACGGAAAACATCATTCACATGGTGCTGGCGCGCACCGAGGGCGCGGCCAAGGGGACGAAGGGCCTCTCGCTCTTCATCGTCCCGCGCAACCGTCTGGACGCCGACGGGAATTCCGGGGAGATCAACGACGTCAAGTGCGTTTCCCTCGAGCACAAGATGGGCATCAACGGCTCCGCGACCGCGCTGCTGCAGTTCGGCGACGACGGCAAGTGCATCGGTGAGCTGGTGGGAACCCAGGAACAGCAAGGCATCCGCCAGATGTTCAAGATGATGAACTACGCACGTATCGGCGTCGGGCTGCAAGGCCTGGGCATCGCCAGCGCGGCGTACTTCGCGGCGCTGGACTACGCCCGCGAGCGCAAGCAAGGCACGAGCACGAAGAACTGGAAGGATCCCGAGGCCCCCAGGGTAGCGATCATCGAGCACCCGAACGTGCGACGCATGCTTCTCGACATGAAGGGCAAGGTCGAAGGCGTCCGAGCGCTCATCGTCAAGGCGGCATGGCACTTGGACCAGGCCGCAGTGCTCGCGGGCAAGGACGACGAGAAGGCTCTGTACCACCAGGGCCAAGTGGAACTCTTGACGCCCTTGGTGAAGGCCTACTCCTCCGACACGGCATTCCGAGTCGCGGAGACCGCGCTACAGGTTCACGGCGGCGTCGGCTACACCCGGGACTACCCGGTGGAGCAGCACGTGCGTGATGCCAAGATCTTCAGCATCTACGAAGGCACGAACGGCATTCAGGCTCTCGACCTCGTCGCGCGCAAGCTGGGGCAGAACGGCGGTGGCAACTTCCGAGCGCTGCTCGAAGACATCGCGCGCTTCGTCGAGGCCAACAAGTCGCACCCGAAGCTGGGCAAAGCAGTCGAACGCCTGGGCGCTGCCCAAGAAGCCGTGGGCAGTGGCGCGATGCAGTTCATGGCCTGGTTCGGGGCAGGTGAAATGGAGCTGATTCCGCTCCACGCCAACCGCTTCCTGAACATGATGAGCGAAACGGTGATTGGCTGGCTGCTCTTGGATGCCGCGGTCGTGGCGGAGGCGGCCCAAGCGAAGCTGAAGGAGACCGACGCCGACTACGCCTTCTATGAAGGCAAGATCCGCGCAGCCTCCTTCTTTGCCTTCGACACCCTAGGAGGCGTCGCGGGTTTGCTGAACGCCATGGGCTCCGGAGATCGCAGCGCACTGCAGATTTCGGACGCGGCTTTCGGCTGA
- a CDS encoding ArsC/Spx/MgsR family protein: MLDAKKIKYEYREYTEQPLSKSEIKAVLAKLGLSAAEVLRKNDAAYKALGLTGKESEAALIAAMAEHPTLLQRPIGVKGKKAVLGRPPENLLTL; the protein is encoded by the coding sequence TTGCTCGACGCGAAGAAGATCAAGTACGAGTACCGCGAGTATACCGAGCAGCCCTTGAGCAAGAGCGAGATCAAGGCCGTGCTTGCCAAGCTGGGACTCTCTGCAGCGGAGGTCCTGCGCAAGAACGACGCCGCCTACAAAGCCTTGGGCCTCACCGGCAAGGAGAGCGAGGCGGCGCTCATCGCGGCAATGGCCGAGCACCCGACATTGCTTCAGCGTCCCATCGGCGTGAAGGGGAAGAAGGCGGTGCTAGGGCGTCCCCCAGAGAATCTCCTGACGCTCTGA